The following proteins are encoded in a genomic region of Hymenobacter siberiensis:
- a CDS encoding CaiB/BaiF CoA transferase family protein, giving the protein MNNPLPFAHFRVIELASVLAGPQVGQFFAELGAEVLKIESPAGDVTRTWKTSDETAATPGAEASSVSAYFSASNWGKRSLVLDLTTAAGQTELRRLVASADIVLASYKPGDAEKLRADYATLSQENPRLLYGHLTGYGPDNARAGYDAVLQAEAGFMFLNAAGSGQPAQKMPVAMVDLLAAHQLKEGLLTALFQRERTGRGALVQVSLLDSALASLANQAATYLVTGHDPQPLGSGHPSIVPYGTVYRAANGRQLVLAVGSDGQFRQLCAALSRPDLATDARFATNAARVAHRAALESMLTEAIAAVDGDALLVDLERRAVPAGAVRSVGEALRQPSAAAMLLPVVGAGPAGLRTVAFCSSQWPEVVELSAPPALGTANTTSSGTVSAGTAETMGGVGDVPTLVPG; this is encoded by the coding sequence ATGAACAATCCACTTCCCTTTGCCCACTTCCGCGTCATCGAGCTGGCTTCCGTGCTGGCCGGCCCGCAGGTGGGCCAGTTCTTTGCGGAGCTGGGGGCCGAGGTCCTCAAAATCGAAAGTCCGGCCGGCGACGTCACCCGCACCTGGAAAACCAGCGACGAAACTGCTGCCACGCCAGGGGCTGAGGCATCTTCAGTTTCGGCCTATTTCTCTGCCTCCAACTGGGGCAAACGCTCGCTGGTGCTCGACCTCACTACCGCCGCCGGCCAAACCGAGCTGCGCCGCCTGGTGGCCTCGGCCGATATCGTGCTGGCCAGCTACAAACCCGGCGATGCCGAAAAGCTCCGCGCCGACTACGCCACCTTATCGCAAGAGAACCCGCGCCTGCTCTACGGCCACCTCACCGGCTACGGCCCCGACAATGCCCGTGCCGGCTACGATGCCGTGCTGCAAGCTGAAGCCGGTTTTATGTTCCTCAATGCCGCCGGCTCCGGCCAGCCTGCCCAGAAAATGCCCGTGGCTATGGTGGACTTGCTGGCCGCGCACCAGCTGAAGGAAGGGCTGCTCACCGCGCTGTTTCAGCGCGAGCGCACCGGCCGTGGGGCCTTGGTGCAGGTGAGCCTGCTCGACTCCGCCCTGGCCTCGTTGGCCAACCAGGCGGCTACTTATCTCGTGACCGGCCACGACCCGCAGCCGCTGGGCTCGGGCCACCCCAGCATCGTGCCCTACGGCACCGTGTACCGTGCTGCTAATGGCCGCCAGCTGGTGCTGGCCGTGGGCTCCGACGGCCAGTTCCGGCAGCTGTGCGCCGCGCTGAGCCGGCCTGATTTGGCTACCGATGCCCGTTTTGCTACCAATGCCGCCCGTGTGGCCCATCGTGCCGCGTTGGAAAGTATGCTTACCGAAGCCATTGCTGCCGTGGATGGCGACGCGCTACTGGTCGACTTGGAACGCCGCGCCGTGCCCGCCGGGGCCGTGCGCTCGGTGGGGGAAGCCCTGCGGCAGCCATCGGCGGCGGCAATGCTGCTACCGGTGGTTGGGGCGGGGCCGGCCGGGCTGCGCACGGTGGCATTTTGCAGCTCGCAATGGCCGGAGGTGGTTGAGTTGAGCGCGCCTCCGGCATTGGGGACGGCAAATACCACCAGTTCCGGCACGGTTTCGGCGGGTACGGCTGAAACTATGGGTGGGGTAGGCGACGTACCTACCCTGGTGCCTGGTTGA
- a CDS encoding class I SAM-dependent methyltransferase: MPALDRFSAQAADYARYRIAYPAELYDWLLPQVESRERAWDCATGNGQVAAVLAESFIRVDATDLSDNQLAQAPPRPNIHYQRATAEHTPFPNQRFDLITVAQAVHWFDNEAYHREVRRVARPGAVLAEWGYQLCRLETPELNQVLDNFHDVTSAPYWDANRRHIENEYADLPFPFADVQRARFAVKKHWTADDMLNYLRTWSATANYARQYAGADMMALVAEELTRLWGPQARIITFPVFARAGRVE, encoded by the coding sequence ATGCCCGCCCTCGACCGTTTCTCTGCTCAGGCCGCCGACTATGCCCGCTACCGCATTGCTTATCCCGCCGAGCTTTATGACTGGCTGCTGCCCCAGGTAGAAAGCCGCGAGCGGGCCTGGGACTGCGCCACTGGCAACGGCCAGGTAGCGGCGGTGCTGGCCGAATCCTTTATTCGGGTAGATGCCACCGACCTCAGCGACAATCAATTGGCGCAGGCCCCGCCGCGCCCCAATATCCACTACCAGCGGGCCACGGCCGAGCATACGCCCTTCCCCAACCAGCGCTTCGACCTGATTACCGTGGCCCAAGCCGTGCATTGGTTCGATAACGAAGCCTACCACCGGGAGGTGCGCCGCGTGGCCCGGCCCGGCGCAGTGCTGGCCGAATGGGGCTACCAGCTGTGCCGCCTCGAAACGCCCGAGCTAAACCAAGTGCTCGATAATTTTCACGACGTAACCTCGGCCCCGTACTGGGATGCCAACCGCCGCCACATCGAAAACGAGTACGCCGACCTGCCCTTCCCGTTTGCCGATGTGCAGCGGGCGCGTTTCGCCGTGAAAAAGCACTGGACGGCCGACGACATGCTGAATTACCTGCGCACCTGGTCGGCCACGGCCAACTACGCCCGGCAATACGCCGGAGCCGACATGATGGCCCTGGTTGCCGAGGAGCTGACGCGGCTGTGGGGGCCGCAGGCCCGCATCATCACGTTCCCGGTTTTTGCGCGGGCCGGGCGGGTAGAATAA
- a CDS encoding DEAD/DEAH box helicase encodes MTFHEFNLHDDLLAGIDAMNYQQATPIQEQAIPKIIEGKDLIACAQTGTGKTAAYLLPLLDKISHAKHGHTTTLILVPTRELATQIDEQVMGFGYYVEASSIAIYGGGKSENWEQQKRALTSGADIIIATPGRLIAHLQMGYVKFDQIKYLVLDEADKMMDMGFSDDIFNIVRQLPKERQTLLFSATMPSKIRDFSQQILNNPEEIRLAVSKPAAGIDQQLYMAFDRQKIYVLEHIIKTQDVQSMVLFTSQKAAVAGIVKAVNKLGIEARGISSDRTQEEREEIMRAFKNKQFPILVATDVLSRGIDIDSLSHVVNYDIPRAAEDYVHRIGRTARAATKGTAITFISDQDQDRVLKIEKLIERDLEKRAITEELGLGPAPEFDPKRFAGLGGKIGGRPVRGGHSGGSGGGSRDRGPRPEGGGGGRDGGRDGGRDGGKPRRDAPDPKDPKHLERLAAAKNALAALDAGHAPTVPYQRPPRPEGEERRDRGPRPERTPRPEGEARPPREPRAPRPEGEPRPPREPRAEGESRPPREPRPEGETREPRADGERRRSRGGRNRSRGPKPEGGTPSETGSPAETGAAE; translated from the coding sequence TTGACGTTTCACGAATTTAACCTCCACGACGACCTGCTCGCTGGCATCGACGCCATGAACTACCAGCAGGCCACCCCCATTCAGGAGCAGGCCATTCCTAAAATTATCGAAGGCAAAGACCTGATTGCCTGCGCCCAGACCGGCACCGGTAAAACAGCTGCCTACCTACTGCCGCTGCTCGACAAGATTTCGCACGCCAAGCACGGCCACACCACCACCCTCATTCTGGTGCCCACCCGCGAGCTGGCCACCCAGATTGACGAGCAGGTGATGGGCTTCGGCTACTACGTGGAAGCTAGTAGCATTGCCATTTACGGCGGCGGCAAATCGGAGAACTGGGAGCAGCAGAAGCGCGCCCTCACCTCGGGGGCCGACATCATCATCGCCACGCCCGGCCGCCTCATCGCCCACCTTCAAATGGGCTACGTGAAATTCGACCAGATTAAGTACCTGGTGCTGGATGAGGCCGATAAAATGATGGACATGGGCTTCAGCGATGATATCTTCAACATCGTGCGCCAGCTGCCCAAGGAGCGCCAGACGCTGCTGTTCTCGGCCACCATGCCGAGCAAAATCCGCGACTTCTCGCAGCAGATTCTCAACAACCCCGAGGAAATCCGCCTGGCCGTTTCCAAGCCCGCCGCCGGCATCGACCAGCAGTTGTACATGGCCTTCGACCGCCAGAAAATCTACGTCCTCGAGCACATCATCAAAACCCAGGATGTGCAGAGCATGGTGCTCTTCACCAGCCAGAAAGCGGCCGTGGCCGGCATTGTAAAAGCCGTGAACAAGCTCGGCATCGAGGCCCGCGGCATCAGCTCCGACCGCACCCAGGAAGAGCGGGAGGAAATCATGCGCGCCTTCAAAAACAAGCAGTTTCCTATCCTGGTGGCCACCGACGTGCTCAGCCGCGGCATCGATATCGACTCGCTGAGCCACGTGGTGAACTACGACATCCCGCGCGCTGCCGAGGACTACGTGCACCGTATCGGCCGCACGGCCCGCGCCGCCACCAAAGGCACGGCCATCACCTTCATCTCGGACCAGGACCAGGACCGGGTGCTGAAGATTGAGAAGCTCATTGAGCGCGACCTCGAAAAGCGCGCCATCACCGAGGAGCTGGGCCTGGGCCCAGCCCCGGAATTCGACCCCAAACGCTTTGCCGGCCTGGGTGGTAAAATCGGCGGCCGCCCGGTGCGCGGCGGCCACAGCGGCGGTAGCGGTGGCGGAAGCCGCGACCGTGGCCCCCGCCCCGAAGGTGGCGGTGGTGGCCGCGACGGTGGCCGCGACGGTGGCCGCGATGGCGGCAAGCCCCGCCGCGACGCCCCCGACCCCAAAGACCCCAAGCACCTGGAGCGCCTCGCCGCCGCCAAAAATGCCCTGGCCGCCCTCGATGCCGGCCACGCCCCCACCGTGCCATACCAGCGCCCGCCACGCCCCGAAGGCGAAGAACGCCGCGACCGTGGCCCCCGCCCCGAGCGCACTCCGCGCCCCGAAGGCGAAGCCCGCCCACCCCGCGAGCCGCGAGCCCCCCGGCCCGAAGGCGAGCCGCGCCCCCCGCGTGAGCCCCGCGCCGAAGGCGAAAGCCGCCCGCCCCGCGAGCCCCGTCCCGAAGGGGAAACCCGCGAGCCCCGCGCCGACGGCGAGCGCCGCCGCAGCCGCGGTGGCCGCAACCGCAGCCGCGGCCCCAAGCCGGAAGGCGGCACTCCGAGCGAAACCGGCAGCCCTGCCGAAACTGGCGCGGCTGAGTAG
- a CDS encoding 1,4-dihydroxy-2-naphthoate polyprenyltransferase yields the protein MSPWISAFRPRTLPLALASILTGGFLAQAAGYFNGPVVALAALTTILLQVLSNLANDYGDSQNGADSIHRQGPQRAVQSGAITPAQMKRGMWICGLLALASGLALLWVALGAAGLGLFLAFVALGLAAIWAAVNYTAGANPYGYAGLGDISVFLFFGIVGVCGTYFLQTRALPLQVLLPAAALGCFATAVLNVNNIRDINSDVLAGKITIPVRLGPIHARRYHWLLLVLGLGCATVFVALTYHSPWQWLFVLAAPLFAFNARQVWQRQESMQLDPLLKQMALSTLVFTVLFGVGQVLG from the coding sequence ATGTCACCCTGGATTTCTGCATTCCGCCCCCGTACCCTGCCGCTGGCCCTGGCCAGCATCCTCACCGGCGGCTTTCTGGCCCAGGCGGCCGGCTATTTCAACGGCCCGGTAGTGGCGCTGGCGGCCCTCACCACCATCCTGCTGCAAGTGCTCAGCAATCTGGCCAACGACTACGGCGACTCCCAGAACGGGGCCGACAGTATCCACCGCCAAGGCCCGCAACGCGCCGTGCAGAGCGGGGCCATCACCCCGGCTCAGATGAAGCGCGGCATGTGGATTTGCGGCCTGCTGGCGCTGGCCAGCGGCCTCGCGCTGCTGTGGGTGGCGCTGGGCGCGGCGGGTCTGGGGCTGTTTCTGGCGTTTGTGGCGCTGGGGTTGGCGGCCATCTGGGCGGCAGTGAACTACACGGCGGGCGCTAACCCGTATGGCTACGCGGGTCTGGGCGACATTTCGGTGTTCCTGTTTTTTGGCATTGTGGGCGTGTGCGGCACGTATTTTTTGCAAACCCGGGCACTGCCGCTGCAGGTGCTGCTGCCGGCCGCCGCGCTGGGCTGCTTCGCCACGGCGGTGCTGAACGTGAACAATATCCGCGACATCAACTCCGATGTGCTGGCCGGCAAAATCACCATTCCGGTGCGGCTGGGGCCCATTCATGCGCGGCGCTACCACTGGCTGCTGCTGGTGCTGGGCCTGGGCTGTGCCACGGTGTTTGTGGCGCTCACGTACCATTCGCCGTGGCAGTGGCTGTTTGTGCTGGCTGCACCGTTGTTTGCCTTCAACGCCCGGCAGGTGTGGCAGCGGCAGGAATCGATGCAACTCGACCCGCTGCTCAAGCAGATGGCGCTGAGTACGCTGGTATTCACGGTACTGTTTGGGGTGGGGCAGGTGCTGGGGTAA
- a CDS encoding glutathione peroxidase, which produces MNKSLLLTLATAATAVVFIAAKPATPTAMTETTETTAAPASVYDFTVKSIDGKDVKLSQYKGKKLLIVNTASECGFTPQYKELEELYKKHGDKVTVLGFPANNFGGQEPGTEAQIATFCEKNYGVTFPLFSKVSVKGIDTAPLFKFLADKTKNGAVSDVPTWNFCKYLVDEKGHVLKFYPSKVTPLSPELLADIMK; this is translated from the coding sequence ATGAACAAGTCTCTTCTCCTCACGCTGGCCACTGCCGCTACGGCCGTGGTTTTCATCGCCGCCAAACCGGCTACTCCCACCGCCATGACTGAAACTACGGAAACCACTGCCGCCCCCGCCTCCGTCTACGATTTCACCGTGAAATCCATCGATGGTAAGGACGTGAAGCTGAGCCAGTACAAGGGCAAGAAGCTGCTGATTGTGAACACCGCTTCGGAATGCGGCTTCACCCCGCAGTACAAGGAGCTTGAGGAGCTGTATAAAAAGCACGGCGACAAAGTGACCGTACTCGGCTTCCCGGCCAACAACTTCGGCGGCCAGGAGCCCGGCACCGAGGCCCAGATTGCCACCTTCTGCGAGAAGAACTACGGCGTGACGTTCCCGCTCTTCAGCAAGGTGTCGGTGAAAGGCATCGACACGGCTCCGTTGTTCAAATTCCTAGCTGATAAAACCAAGAACGGGGCCGTGAGCGACGTGCCCACCTGGAATTTCTGCAAATACCTGGTCGATGAAAAAGGCCACGTATTGAAATTCTACCCTTCGAAAGTGACGCCCCTGAGCCCCGAGCTGTTGGCTGATATCATGAAGTAA
- a CDS encoding LOG family protein produces MKSIAVYCGSSAGTNPNYITQAQALAKAMVAQNLTLVYGGGRVGLMGTIADAVLALGGQVVGVIPDFLDAKELAHKGCTELYVVKSMHERKLMMADRADGFIAMPGGYGTLEELFEVLTWGQLGLHQKPVALLNVDGYYDLLLQSLDRMRDDQLLRAENRSQLLQSASPEELLAQMTAYQPVQMEKWLTPRTT; encoded by the coding sequence ATGAAAAGCATTGCCGTTTACTGTGGTTCCAGCGCCGGAACCAATCCGAATTACATTACCCAGGCGCAGGCCCTCGCCAAGGCCATGGTGGCCCAAAACCTCACGCTGGTGTACGGCGGCGGCCGCGTGGGCCTCATGGGCACCATCGCCGATGCCGTGTTGGCCCTGGGCGGCCAGGTAGTGGGCGTGATTCCCGATTTTCTGGATGCCAAGGAGCTGGCTCACAAGGGCTGCACCGAGCTGTACGTGGTGAAATCGATGCACGAGCGCAAGCTGATGATGGCCGACCGCGCCGATGGCTTCATCGCCATGCCCGGCGGCTACGGCACCCTCGAAGAGCTGTTCGAAGTGCTGACCTGGGGCCAGCTCGGCCTGCACCAGAAGCCCGTGGCCCTGCTGAACGTGGACGGCTACTACGACCTGCTCCTGCAATCCCTCGACCGCATGCGCGACGACCAGCTGCTCCGCGCCGAAAACCGCAGCCAGCTCTTGCAATCGGCCAGCCCGGAAGAGTTGCTGGCGCAGATGACGGCCTACCAGCCCGTGCAGATGGAGAAGTGGCTCACGCCGCGCACCACATGA